A stretch of the Archocentrus centrarchus isolate MPI-CPG fArcCen1 unplaced genomic scaffold, fArcCen1 scaffold_32_ctg1, whole genome shotgun sequence genome encodes the following:
- the celf1 gene encoding CUGBP Elav-like family member 1 isoform X4 produces the protein MDSLDPETLYMSPELSAQPAHPLTTSEVSSLALGGGKKMNGSLDHPDQPDIDAIKMFVGQIPRSWSEEQLRELFEPYGAVYEINVLRDRSQNPPQSKGCCFVTYYSRKSALEAQNALHNMKILPGMHHPIQMKPADSEKNNVEDRKLFIGMISKKCNENDIRLMFSPYGQIEECRILRGPDGLSRGCAFVTFTARQMAQSAIKSMHQSQTMEGCSSPIVVKFADTQKDKEQKRMAQQLQQQMQQLSAASMWGNLTGLNSLGPQYLALYLQLLQQSASTGNALNNLHPVSGLNAMQNLAALAAAATATQATPTGSSAMTTSTSPLSALTSSGSSPTSSGNSSVNPMASLGALQSLAASAGAGLNMGSLAGMAALNGSLGSGSLSNGSGSTMEALSQAYSGIQQYAAAALPSLYNQTLLSQQNISAAGSQKEGPEGANLFIYHLPQEFGDQDLLQMFMPFGNVISAKVFIDKQTNLSKCFGFVSYDNPVSSQAAIQAMNGFQIGMKRLKVQLKRSKNDSKPY, from the exons ATGGATAGCCTTGACCCTGAAACACTGTATATGTCTCCAGAGCTGAGTGCTCAGCCCGCACACCCCCTCACTACCTCAGAAGTTTCCAGCCTGGCACTGGGGGG TGGGAAGAAGATGAATGGGTCCCTGGACCACCCTGACCAACCGGATATTGATGCCATTAAGATGTTTGTTGGGCAGATTCCACGGTCCTGGTCCGAGGAGCAGCTTCGTGAACTGTTTGAACCTTATGGAGCCGTCTACGAGATTAACGTCCTCCGAGACCGCAGCCAAAATCCACCACAGAGCAAAG GTTGCTGTTTTGTAACTTACTATAGCCGCAAATCAGCCTTAGAAGCACAGAATGCTCTGCACAACATGAAGATTTTGCCAGGG ATGCACCACCCAATCCAAATGAAGCCAGCTGACAGTGAGAAAAACAATG TGGAGGATAGGAAGCTGTTTATTGGAATGATCTCCAAGAAGTGTAACGAGAATGACATCCGACTGATGTTTTCACCATATGGACAGATAGAGGAATGCCGGATACTCAGAGGCCCTGATGGACTCAGCCGTG GTTGTGCATTTGTGACATTCACAGCCAGACAAATGGCCCAGTCGGCCATCAAGTCCATGCATCAGTCCCAAACCATGGAG ggCTGTTCGTCGCCAATTGTAGTGAAGTTTGCAGACACTCAGAAGGACAAGGAGCAGAAGCGCATGGCCCAACAGCTGCAGCAACAGatgcagcaactcagtgctGCTTCCATGTGGGGAAACCTCACTGGGCTCAACAGTTTAGGGCCACAGTACTTAGCA cTCTATTTACAGTTGCTGCAGCAGTCAGCTTCCACCGGGAATGCACTCAACAACCTGCACCCTGTTTCAG GTCTTAATGCGATGCAGAACCTTGCAGCTTTAGCAGCAGCGGCAACTGCCACACAGGCCACGCCTACAGGCTCCAGCGCCATGACGACATCTACTAGCCCACTAAGTGCGCTAACAAGTTCag GCTCCTCCCCCACCTCCAGTGGCAACTCCTCAGTGAACCCCATGGCTTCTTTAGGGGCCCTGCAGTCTCTGGCTGCTAGTGCTGGAGCTGGCCTCAACATGGGTTCCCTGGCAG GCATGGCCGCACTTAACGGCAGTCTTGGCTCTGGAAGTCTTTCTAATGGCTCAGGAAGTACAATGGAGGCACTGAGCCAGGCCTACTCCGGCATCCAGCAGTACGCTGCTGCAGCCCTCCCCAGTCTCTACAACCAGACCCTGCTATCCCAGCAGAACATCTCAGCTGCAGGCAGCCAAAAGGAAG GTCCCGAAGGTGCCAACTTGTTCATCTACCACCTGCCTCAGGAGTTTGGCGATCAGGACCTGCTCCAGATGTTTATGCCCTTTGGAAATGTCATCTCTGCAAAAGTCTTCattgacaaacagacaaacctcAGCAAATGTTTTG GGTTTGTGAGCTACGACAACCCGGTGTCATCACAAGCGGCCATCCAGGCAATGAATGGTTTCCAGATTGGTATGAAAAGGCTGAAGGTGCAGCTGAAGCGCTCAAAGAATGACAGCAAGCCCTACTGA
- the celf1 gene encoding CUGBP Elav-like family member 1 isoform X2, translated as MDSLDPETLYMSPELSAQPAHPLTTSEVSSLALGGGKKMNGSLDHPDQPDIDAIKMFVGQIPRSWSEEQLRELFEPYGAVYEINVLRDRSQNPPQSKGCCFVTYYSRKSALEAQNALHNMKILPGMHHPIQMKPADSEKNNAVEDRKLFIGMISKKCNENDIRLMFSPYGQIEECRILRGPDGLSRGCAFVTFTARQMAQSAIKSMHQSQTMEGCSSPIVVKFADTQKDKEQKRMAQQLQQQMQQLSAASMWGNLTGLNSLGPQYLALYLQLLQQSASTGNALNNLHPVSGLNAMQNLAALAAAATATQATPTGSSAMTTSTSPLSALTSSGSSPTSSGNSSVNPMASLGALQSLAASAGAGLNMGSLAGMAALNGSLGSGSLSNGSGSTMEALSQAYSGIQQYAAAALPSLYNQTLLSQQNISAAGSQKEGPEGANLFIYHLPQEFGDQDLLQMFMPFGNVISAKVFIDKQTNLSKCFGFVSYDNPVSSQAAIQAMNGFQIGMKRLKVQLKRSKNDSKPY; from the exons ATGGATAGCCTTGACCCTGAAACACTGTATATGTCTCCAGAGCTGAGTGCTCAGCCCGCACACCCCCTCACTACCTCAGAAGTTTCCAGCCTGGCACTGGGGGG TGGGAAGAAGATGAATGGGTCCCTGGACCACCCTGACCAACCGGATATTGATGCCATTAAGATGTTTGTTGGGCAGATTCCACGGTCCTGGTCCGAGGAGCAGCTTCGTGAACTGTTTGAACCTTATGGAGCCGTCTACGAGATTAACGTCCTCCGAGACCGCAGCCAAAATCCACCACAGAGCAAAG GTTGCTGTTTTGTAACTTACTATAGCCGCAAATCAGCCTTAGAAGCACAGAATGCTCTGCACAACATGAAGATTTTGCCAGGG ATGCACCACCCAATCCAAATGAAGCCAGCTGACAGTGAGAAAAACAATG CAGTGGAGGATAGGAAGCTGTTTATTGGAATGATCTCCAAGAAGTGTAACGAGAATGACATCCGACTGATGTTTTCACCATATGGACAGATAGAGGAATGCCGGATACTCAGAGGCCCTGATGGACTCAGCCGTG GTTGTGCATTTGTGACATTCACAGCCAGACAAATGGCCCAGTCGGCCATCAAGTCCATGCATCAGTCCCAAACCATGGAG ggCTGTTCGTCGCCAATTGTAGTGAAGTTTGCAGACACTCAGAAGGACAAGGAGCAGAAGCGCATGGCCCAACAGCTGCAGCAACAGatgcagcaactcagtgctGCTTCCATGTGGGGAAACCTCACTGGGCTCAACAGTTTAGGGCCACAGTACTTAGCA cTCTATTTACAGTTGCTGCAGCAGTCAGCTTCCACCGGGAATGCACTCAACAACCTGCACCCTGTTTCAG GTCTTAATGCGATGCAGAACCTTGCAGCTTTAGCAGCAGCGGCAACTGCCACACAGGCCACGCCTACAGGCTCCAGCGCCATGACGACATCTACTAGCCCACTAAGTGCGCTAACAAGTTCag GCTCCTCCCCCACCTCCAGTGGCAACTCCTCAGTGAACCCCATGGCTTCTTTAGGGGCCCTGCAGTCTCTGGCTGCTAGTGCTGGAGCTGGCCTCAACATGGGTTCCCTGGCAG GCATGGCCGCACTTAACGGCAGTCTTGGCTCTGGAAGTCTTTCTAATGGCTCAGGAAGTACAATGGAGGCACTGAGCCAGGCCTACTCCGGCATCCAGCAGTACGCTGCTGCAGCCCTCCCCAGTCTCTACAACCAGACCCTGCTATCCCAGCAGAACATCTCAGCTGCAGGCAGCCAAAAGGAAG GTCCCGAAGGTGCCAACTTGTTCATCTACCACCTGCCTCAGGAGTTTGGCGATCAGGACCTGCTCCAGATGTTTATGCCCTTTGGAAATGTCATCTCTGCAAAAGTCTTCattgacaaacagacaaacctcAGCAAATGTTTTG GGTTTGTGAGCTACGACAACCCGGTGTCATCACAAGCGGCCATCCAGGCAATGAATGGTTTCCAGATTGGTATGAAAAGGCTGAAGGTGCAGCTGAAGCGCTCAAAGAATGACAGCAAGCCCTACTGA
- the celf1 gene encoding CUGBP Elav-like family member 1 isoform X5 has product MNGSLDHPDQPDIDAIKMFVGQIPRSWSEEQLRELFEPYGAVYEINVLRDRSQNPPQSKGCCFVTYYSRKSALEAQNALHNMKILPGMHHPIQMKPADSEKNNAVEDRKLFIGMISKKCNENDIRLMFSPYGQIEECRILRGPDGLSRGCAFVTFTARQMAQSAIKSMHQSQTMEGCSSPIVVKFADTQKDKEQKRMAQQLQQQMQQLSAASMWGNLTGLNSLGPQYLALYLQLLQQSASTGNALNNLHPVSGLNAMQNLAALAAAATATQATPTGSSAMTTSTSPLSALTSSAGSSPTSSGNSSVNPMASLGALQSLAASAGAGLNMGSLAGMAALNGSLGSGSLSNGSGSTMEALSQAYSGIQQYAAAALPSLYNQTLLSQQNISAAGSQKEGPEGANLFIYHLPQEFGDQDLLQMFMPFGNVISAKVFIDKQTNLSKCFGFVSYDNPVSSQAAIQAMNGFQIGMKRLKVQLKRSKNDSKPY; this is encoded by the exons ATGAATGGGTCCCTGGACCACCCTGACCAACCGGATATTGATGCCATTAAGATGTTTGTTGGGCAGATTCCACGGTCCTGGTCCGAGGAGCAGCTTCGTGAACTGTTTGAACCTTATGGAGCCGTCTACGAGATTAACGTCCTCCGAGACCGCAGCCAAAATCCACCACAGAGCAAAG GTTGCTGTTTTGTAACTTACTATAGCCGCAAATCAGCCTTAGAAGCACAGAATGCTCTGCACAACATGAAGATTTTGCCAGGG ATGCACCACCCAATCCAAATGAAGCCAGCTGACAGTGAGAAAAACAATG CAGTGGAGGATAGGAAGCTGTTTATTGGAATGATCTCCAAGAAGTGTAACGAGAATGACATCCGACTGATGTTTTCACCATATGGACAGATAGAGGAATGCCGGATACTCAGAGGCCCTGATGGACTCAGCCGTG GTTGTGCATTTGTGACATTCACAGCCAGACAAATGGCCCAGTCGGCCATCAAGTCCATGCATCAGTCCCAAACCATGGAG ggCTGTTCGTCGCCAATTGTAGTGAAGTTTGCAGACACTCAGAAGGACAAGGAGCAGAAGCGCATGGCCCAACAGCTGCAGCAACAGatgcagcaactcagtgctGCTTCCATGTGGGGAAACCTCACTGGGCTCAACAGTTTAGGGCCACAGTACTTAGCA cTCTATTTACAGTTGCTGCAGCAGTCAGCTTCCACCGGGAATGCACTCAACAACCTGCACCCTGTTTCAG GTCTTAATGCGATGCAGAACCTTGCAGCTTTAGCAGCAGCGGCAACTGCCACACAGGCCACGCCTACAGGCTCCAGCGCCATGACGACATCTACTAGCCCACTAAGTGCGCTAACAAGTTCag CAGGCTCCTCCCCCACCTCCAGTGGCAACTCCTCAGTGAACCCCATGGCTTCTTTAGGGGCCCTGCAGTCTCTGGCTGCTAGTGCTGGAGCTGGCCTCAACATGGGTTCCCTGGCAG GCATGGCCGCACTTAACGGCAGTCTTGGCTCTGGAAGTCTTTCTAATGGCTCAGGAAGTACAATGGAGGCACTGAGCCAGGCCTACTCCGGCATCCAGCAGTACGCTGCTGCAGCCCTCCCCAGTCTCTACAACCAGACCCTGCTATCCCAGCAGAACATCTCAGCTGCAGGCAGCCAAAAGGAAG GTCCCGAAGGTGCCAACTTGTTCATCTACCACCTGCCTCAGGAGTTTGGCGATCAGGACCTGCTCCAGATGTTTATGCCCTTTGGAAATGTCATCTCTGCAAAAGTCTTCattgacaaacagacaaacctcAGCAAATGTTTTG GGTTTGTGAGCTACGACAACCCGGTGTCATCACAAGCGGCCATCCAGGCAATGAATGGTTTCCAGATTGGTATGAAAAGGCTGAAGGTGCAGCTGAAGCGCTCAAAGAATGACAGCAAGCCCTACTGA
- the celf1 gene encoding CUGBP Elav-like family member 1 isoform X3 — MDSLDPETLYMSPELSAQPAHPLTTSEVSSLALGGGKKMNGSLDHPDQPDIDAIKMFVGQIPRSWSEEQLRELFEPYGAVYEINVLRDRSQNPPQSKGCCFVTYYSRKSALEAQNALHNMKILPGMHHPIQMKPADSEKNNVEDRKLFIGMISKKCNENDIRLMFSPYGQIEECRILRGPDGLSRGCAFVTFTARQMAQSAIKSMHQSQTMEGCSSPIVVKFADTQKDKEQKRMAQQLQQQMQQLSAASMWGNLTGLNSLGPQYLALYLQLLQQSASTGNALNNLHPVSGLNAMQNLAALAAAATATQATPTGSSAMTTSTSPLSALTSSAGSSPTSSGNSSVNPMASLGALQSLAASAGAGLNMGSLAGMAALNGSLGSGSLSNGSGSTMEALSQAYSGIQQYAAAALPSLYNQTLLSQQNISAAGSQKEGPEGANLFIYHLPQEFGDQDLLQMFMPFGNVISAKVFIDKQTNLSKCFGFVSYDNPVSSQAAIQAMNGFQIGMKRLKVQLKRSKNDSKPY, encoded by the exons ATGGATAGCCTTGACCCTGAAACACTGTATATGTCTCCAGAGCTGAGTGCTCAGCCCGCACACCCCCTCACTACCTCAGAAGTTTCCAGCCTGGCACTGGGGGG TGGGAAGAAGATGAATGGGTCCCTGGACCACCCTGACCAACCGGATATTGATGCCATTAAGATGTTTGTTGGGCAGATTCCACGGTCCTGGTCCGAGGAGCAGCTTCGTGAACTGTTTGAACCTTATGGAGCCGTCTACGAGATTAACGTCCTCCGAGACCGCAGCCAAAATCCACCACAGAGCAAAG GTTGCTGTTTTGTAACTTACTATAGCCGCAAATCAGCCTTAGAAGCACAGAATGCTCTGCACAACATGAAGATTTTGCCAGGG ATGCACCACCCAATCCAAATGAAGCCAGCTGACAGTGAGAAAAACAATG TGGAGGATAGGAAGCTGTTTATTGGAATGATCTCCAAGAAGTGTAACGAGAATGACATCCGACTGATGTTTTCACCATATGGACAGATAGAGGAATGCCGGATACTCAGAGGCCCTGATGGACTCAGCCGTG GTTGTGCATTTGTGACATTCACAGCCAGACAAATGGCCCAGTCGGCCATCAAGTCCATGCATCAGTCCCAAACCATGGAG ggCTGTTCGTCGCCAATTGTAGTGAAGTTTGCAGACACTCAGAAGGACAAGGAGCAGAAGCGCATGGCCCAACAGCTGCAGCAACAGatgcagcaactcagtgctGCTTCCATGTGGGGAAACCTCACTGGGCTCAACAGTTTAGGGCCACAGTACTTAGCA cTCTATTTACAGTTGCTGCAGCAGTCAGCTTCCACCGGGAATGCACTCAACAACCTGCACCCTGTTTCAG GTCTTAATGCGATGCAGAACCTTGCAGCTTTAGCAGCAGCGGCAACTGCCACACAGGCCACGCCTACAGGCTCCAGCGCCATGACGACATCTACTAGCCCACTAAGTGCGCTAACAAGTTCag CAGGCTCCTCCCCCACCTCCAGTGGCAACTCCTCAGTGAACCCCATGGCTTCTTTAGGGGCCCTGCAGTCTCTGGCTGCTAGTGCTGGAGCTGGCCTCAACATGGGTTCCCTGGCAG GCATGGCCGCACTTAACGGCAGTCTTGGCTCTGGAAGTCTTTCTAATGGCTCAGGAAGTACAATGGAGGCACTGAGCCAGGCCTACTCCGGCATCCAGCAGTACGCTGCTGCAGCCCTCCCCAGTCTCTACAACCAGACCCTGCTATCCCAGCAGAACATCTCAGCTGCAGGCAGCCAAAAGGAAG GTCCCGAAGGTGCCAACTTGTTCATCTACCACCTGCCTCAGGAGTTTGGCGATCAGGACCTGCTCCAGATGTTTATGCCCTTTGGAAATGTCATCTCTGCAAAAGTCTTCattgacaaacagacaaacctcAGCAAATGTTTTG GGTTTGTGAGCTACGACAACCCGGTGTCATCACAAGCGGCCATCCAGGCAATGAATGGTTTCCAGATTGGTATGAAAAGGCTGAAGGTGCAGCTGAAGCGCTCAAAGAATGACAGCAAGCCCTACTGA
- the celf1 gene encoding CUGBP Elav-like family member 1 isoform X1 yields MDSLDPETLYMSPELSAQPAHPLTTSEVSSLALGGGKKMNGSLDHPDQPDIDAIKMFVGQIPRSWSEEQLRELFEPYGAVYEINVLRDRSQNPPQSKGCCFVTYYSRKSALEAQNALHNMKILPGMHHPIQMKPADSEKNNAVEDRKLFIGMISKKCNENDIRLMFSPYGQIEECRILRGPDGLSRGCAFVTFTARQMAQSAIKSMHQSQTMEGCSSPIVVKFADTQKDKEQKRMAQQLQQQMQQLSAASMWGNLTGLNSLGPQYLALYLQLLQQSASTGNALNNLHPVSGLNAMQNLAALAAAATATQATPTGSSAMTTSTSPLSALTSSAGSSPTSSGNSSVNPMASLGALQSLAASAGAGLNMGSLAGMAALNGSLGSGSLSNGSGSTMEALSQAYSGIQQYAAAALPSLYNQTLLSQQNISAAGSQKEGPEGANLFIYHLPQEFGDQDLLQMFMPFGNVISAKVFIDKQTNLSKCFGFVSYDNPVSSQAAIQAMNGFQIGMKRLKVQLKRSKNDSKPY; encoded by the exons ATGGATAGCCTTGACCCTGAAACACTGTATATGTCTCCAGAGCTGAGTGCTCAGCCCGCACACCCCCTCACTACCTCAGAAGTTTCCAGCCTGGCACTGGGGGG TGGGAAGAAGATGAATGGGTCCCTGGACCACCCTGACCAACCGGATATTGATGCCATTAAGATGTTTGTTGGGCAGATTCCACGGTCCTGGTCCGAGGAGCAGCTTCGTGAACTGTTTGAACCTTATGGAGCCGTCTACGAGATTAACGTCCTCCGAGACCGCAGCCAAAATCCACCACAGAGCAAAG GTTGCTGTTTTGTAACTTACTATAGCCGCAAATCAGCCTTAGAAGCACAGAATGCTCTGCACAACATGAAGATTTTGCCAGGG ATGCACCACCCAATCCAAATGAAGCCAGCTGACAGTGAGAAAAACAATG CAGTGGAGGATAGGAAGCTGTTTATTGGAATGATCTCCAAGAAGTGTAACGAGAATGACATCCGACTGATGTTTTCACCATATGGACAGATAGAGGAATGCCGGATACTCAGAGGCCCTGATGGACTCAGCCGTG GTTGTGCATTTGTGACATTCACAGCCAGACAAATGGCCCAGTCGGCCATCAAGTCCATGCATCAGTCCCAAACCATGGAG ggCTGTTCGTCGCCAATTGTAGTGAAGTTTGCAGACACTCAGAAGGACAAGGAGCAGAAGCGCATGGCCCAACAGCTGCAGCAACAGatgcagcaactcagtgctGCTTCCATGTGGGGAAACCTCACTGGGCTCAACAGTTTAGGGCCACAGTACTTAGCA cTCTATTTACAGTTGCTGCAGCAGTCAGCTTCCACCGGGAATGCACTCAACAACCTGCACCCTGTTTCAG GTCTTAATGCGATGCAGAACCTTGCAGCTTTAGCAGCAGCGGCAACTGCCACACAGGCCACGCCTACAGGCTCCAGCGCCATGACGACATCTACTAGCCCACTAAGTGCGCTAACAAGTTCag CAGGCTCCTCCCCCACCTCCAGTGGCAACTCCTCAGTGAACCCCATGGCTTCTTTAGGGGCCCTGCAGTCTCTGGCTGCTAGTGCTGGAGCTGGCCTCAACATGGGTTCCCTGGCAG GCATGGCCGCACTTAACGGCAGTCTTGGCTCTGGAAGTCTTTCTAATGGCTCAGGAAGTACAATGGAGGCACTGAGCCAGGCCTACTCCGGCATCCAGCAGTACGCTGCTGCAGCCCTCCCCAGTCTCTACAACCAGACCCTGCTATCCCAGCAGAACATCTCAGCTGCAGGCAGCCAAAAGGAAG GTCCCGAAGGTGCCAACTTGTTCATCTACCACCTGCCTCAGGAGTTTGGCGATCAGGACCTGCTCCAGATGTTTATGCCCTTTGGAAATGTCATCTCTGCAAAAGTCTTCattgacaaacagacaaacctcAGCAAATGTTTTG GGTTTGTGAGCTACGACAACCCGGTGTCATCACAAGCGGCCATCCAGGCAATGAATGGTTTCCAGATTGGTATGAAAAGGCTGAAGGTGCAGCTGAAGCGCTCAAAGAATGACAGCAAGCCCTACTGA